In a genomic window of Shouchella clausii:
- a CDS encoding class II aldolase/adducin family protein translates to MQNDSILQDLQKTGLFMMEKNLAWGTAGNISAKCEDGYLISATGTYLGELEVEDFAYCQGGEHLAGKKPSKEYVMHEGIYEQRPEIGAVLHSSPFYSTLIANSDLHLPSNYFVESMYYLERMVRIPYYQPGSKELAQAVKERAKEANVFLLENHGIIVCDVNLKEARTALQTLEYTARMHITALEKGITINGLSDDTVHQFLHHSGYKPVRQWGEPKQ, encoded by the coding sequence ATGCAAAATGATTCGATTTTGCAAGACTTGCAAAAGACAGGCTTGTTTATGATGGAAAAAAACCTCGCTTGGGGAACAGCAGGGAATATTAGTGCAAAATGTGAAGATGGCTATTTAATTTCCGCTACTGGGACCTATTTAGGCGAATTAGAGGTAGAGGATTTTGCTTATTGCCAAGGAGGAGAGCATCTTGCTGGCAAAAAGCCTTCAAAGGAATATGTAATGCATGAAGGCATTTACGAACAGCGGCCAGAAATCGGGGCGGTGCTCCACTCATCCCCGTTTTATAGCACATTGATCGCCAACAGCGACCTTCATTTGCCATCGAACTACTTTGTCGAGTCGATGTATTACTTGGAGAGAATGGTGCGTATTCCTTACTATCAGCCAGGCAGTAAAGAGCTAGCCCAAGCCGTTAAAGAGAGAGCAAAGGAGGCAAATGTCTTTCTGCTAGAGAACCACGGCATTATCGTCTGCGATGTGAATCTGAAAGAAGCACGCACGGCGTTGCAAACGCTTGAATACACAGCGCGCATGCATATCACAGCATTGGAGAAAGGCATAACCATCAACGGTTTAAGTGACGATACAGTCCATCAGTTTCTTCATCACTCCGGCTATAAACCGGTAAGACAGTGGGGAGAACCCAAACAATAA
- a CDS encoding SMI1/KNR4 family protein encodes MDTYHETNILKHDNEDEDIEIDHLLGLSIKNNEGILQSEYFINEWGLPQHLILISGDGHGWVCLDYRSVNENPPVIFIDVEVEKEHRLADSFAEFINNLYQDETSKASFIDDVFEDDQTEFTYKEGEKAFSGNNVRKISFALLHFTNTDSDTNWFLKQLKKLTNKKNEFIVHDAAEALYHIVNDRYGKDKDVDSNLIQEVIDKLKSHSSATVNNYARKIQRLFDENKNFSCPSL; translated from the coding sequence GTGGATACTTATCACGAAACAAATATCCTTAAACATGATAATGAAGATGAAGACATAGAAATTGACCATTTATTAGGATTGAGCATTAAAAACAATGAAGGCATTTTGCAATCAGAGTATTTCATTAATGAATGGGGGCTTCCACAACATTTAATTCTGATCAGTGGTGACGGTCACGGCTGGGTTTGTTTAGATTATCGATCAGTTAATGAAAACCCTCCGGTTATTTTCATTGACGTCGAAGTGGAAAAGGAACACCGTTTAGCTGATTCATTTGCGGAATTCATAAACAACCTTTATCAAGATGAGACCTCAAAAGCGTCATTTATTGACGACGTTTTTGAAGATGACCAAACAGAGTTTACGTATAAAGAAGGGGAAAAAGCATTTTCTGGCAACAATGTAAGAAAGATTAGTTTTGCTCTTCTTCACTTTACCAATACAGATAGTGATACAAATTGGTTTTTAAAGCAATTAAAGAAACTAACAAATAAAAAGAACGAATTTATTGTTCACGATGCGGCAGAAGCGCTTTACCATATTGTTAATGACCGGTATGGAAAAGATAAAGATGTAGATAGCAATTTAATTCAAGAAGTTATCGACAAACTTAAATCTCATTCTAGTGCTACAGTTAATAATTATGCTAGGAAGATACAGAGACTATTTGACGAGAATAAGAATTTTAGCTGTCCTTCTCTGTAA
- a CDS encoding sulfite exporter TauE/SafE family protein, with amino-acid sequence MVNKVFKGMVFYIAIGSLIGGVSAVYINSDILRFAFIGLLLYVIVSNLLKKTFTAHVEDQDFRMPSRKSRGPVGVGIGLISTMLGVGGSVMTIPYLRKQGMRMLNAVALATPLGLPIAIVGAFTFLVTGLQIEGMPGSTLGFIFIPALCGFTLGGFIGVPLGRSWAQKIPDAVYSKVYLILLVIVVIMMMLE; translated from the coding sequence GTGGTTAATAAGGTTTTTAAAGGGATGGTTTTCTATATTGCCATCGGCTCATTAATAGGAGGAGTTAGTGCGGTCTATATCAATAGCGATATTTTAAGGTTTGCCTTTATCGGTTTATTGTTGTACGTCATTGTGAGCAATCTATTAAAAAAAACATTTACGGCCCATGTGGAGGACCAAGATTTTCGGATGCCGAGCCGGAAATCAAGGGGACCGGTAGGTGTTGGCATCGGATTGATATCAACGATGTTAGGTGTTGGCGGCAGCGTGATGACGATTCCTTATTTAAGAAAGCAAGGGATGCGGATGTTGAATGCGGTCGCCCTTGCGACGCCGCTTGGCTTGCCGATTGCGATCGTGGGGGCATTCACTTTTTTAGTCACAGGTTTGCAAATAGAGGGGATGCCTGGCTCCACGCTTGGCTTTATCTTTATTCCGGCTTTGTGCGGATTTACACTCGGTGGGTTTATTGGCGTACCACTGGGGCGGTCGTGGGCGCAAAAAATCCCCGATGCCGTCTATTCCAAAGTGTATTTAATCTTGCTGGTCATTGTTGTCATTATGATGATGTTAGAATAA
- a CDS encoding GntR family transcriptional regulator: protein MLLKDVAYEKIKEKILEEHYEPGQFLSERTLIDELGMSKTPIKNALVRLESEGFVTVSSKQGIIVVDISIERINDIYNLRIALETFNCQEIYKRITDDQINELEENVEATKEAAANKDVKAFATLDHEFHLAISEFAGNSEITKILLNYQDHLRRITLRHLRKDPDRVKKFYTEHVDILNALKTKNDNCSDLMKKHLYESKMMYFQ, encoded by the coding sequence ATGTTATTGAAAGATGTTGCTTATGAAAAAATTAAAGAAAAAATTTTAGAAGAGCATTACGAACCTGGCCAGTTTTTATCGGAGCGAACGTTAATCGATGAGCTCGGCATGAGCAAAACGCCGATTAAAAATGCATTGGTGCGGCTTGAATCGGAAGGGTTTGTGACCGTTTCTTCTAAGCAAGGCATCATCGTTGTCGATATATCGATCGAACGGATCAATGATATTTACAATTTGCGGATTGCGTTAGAGACGTTTAATTGCCAGGAAATTTATAAGCGCATAACAGATGACCAAATTAACGAGTTAGAAGAGAATGTCGAAGCCACGAAAGAGGCTGCGGCTAATAAAGATGTGAAGGCATTTGCCACTTTGGATCATGAGTTTCATTTAGCGATAAGCGAGTTTGCTGGAAACAGTGAGATCACGAAAATTTTATTAAATTATCAGGATCATTTGCGGAGAATTACGCTTCGGCATTTACGGAAAGACCCTGATCGGGTCAAAAAATTTTATACGGAGCATGTCGACATTTTAAATGCATTGAAAACCAAAAATGACAACTGCTCTGATTTGATGAAAAAGCACTTGTACGAATCAAAGATGATGTATTTTCAATGA
- a CDS encoding four-carbon acid sugar kinase family protein — protein MNRLLLGFYGDDFTGSTDAMEALDQYGLKTILFLRIPDQGMLKRFDDVDCIGVAGTARAKGKAGMKEELEPVFSFLRDINPYFVHYKVCSTFDSSPETGSIGFASDLARRYFEKGSYPLLVAAPNLGRYTVFGHHFAAFNNQVFRLDTHPVMARHPVTPMDEADLAKHLQKQTKQKIANVTILDLEAKSASEIVKDELEAGLIVYDALNRGHMEKVSEVLWEKRGERAQFVVGSSGVEYALGEAMKRERPIERTDRVKKPSQAERIFAVSGSVSDVTKSQLLAAEAAGFHAIQIPVELFTDAAKAEAFLADVAAMIAAKQKVVIYTAKGADDPAIVETRKHLSESGVAKEEIGIFIGEKLGAWTKSILDRVDVRRVIISGGDTSGFVTSNLDIYGLEVLDSVAPGAPLCLAYSESEKFDGLEIALKSGQLGGEHFFENVYRSGSK, from the coding sequence ATGAATCGGTTGTTGTTAGGCTTTTATGGAGATGATTTCACGGGTTCGACGGATGCAATGGAAGCGCTTGATCAGTATGGGTTGAAGACGATTCTTTTTTTAAGGATACCGGATCAAGGTATGCTTAAGCGCTTTGATGATGTGGATTGTATTGGTGTGGCGGGAACGGCGCGAGCGAAGGGGAAAGCGGGGATGAAGGAGGAGTTAGAGCCTGTTTTTTCTTTCTTGCGTGATATCAATCCTTACTTTGTCCATTATAAAGTGTGCTCGACGTTTGATTCGTCGCCTGAAACGGGGAGTATTGGGTTTGCGAGTGATTTGGCGAGACGCTATTTTGAGAAAGGCAGCTATCCTTTGCTAGTGGCGGCGCCGAACTTAGGTAGGTATACGGTGTTTGGGCATCATTTTGCCGCTTTTAACAATCAAGTTTTTCGATTGGATACACATCCGGTCATGGCTAGGCATCCTGTTACGCCAATGGATGAAGCGGATTTAGCGAAGCATTTGCAGAAGCAAACGAAGCAAAAAATTGCAAACGTTACCATTCTTGATTTAGAGGCAAAGTCAGCGTCGGAGATTGTGAAAGATGAGTTGGAAGCGGGTCTTATCGTTTATGATGCCCTCAATCGTGGCCATATGGAAAAGGTTTCTGAAGTGCTATGGGAAAAAAGGGGCGAACGAGCTCAGTTTGTTGTTGGGTCTTCAGGTGTGGAGTATGCGCTTGGCGAGGCGATGAAGCGAGAAAGGCCGATTGAACGGACAGACAGAGTGAAGAAACCAAGTCAAGCGGAGCGGATTTTTGCTGTTTCTGGCAGCGTGTCAGATGTAACGAAAAGCCAGTTGCTTGCTGCTGAAGCTGCAGGGTTTCACGCTATTCAAATTCCTGTGGAGCTGTTTACAGATGCCGCAAAGGCAGAAGCGTTTTTAGCGGACGTTGCAGCGATGATTGCTGCGAAGCAAAAGGTGGTTATTTATACCGCTAAAGGGGCTGATGACCCGGCTATTGTGGAAACGAGGAAGCATCTGAGCGAAAGTGGTGTAGCGAAAGAAGAGATTGGCATTTTTATCGGTGAAAAGCTCGGTGCGTGGACGAAATCGATTTTAGATCGTGTCGATGTCCGACGGGTGATTATTTCCGGTGGTGACACTTCTGGTTTTGTTACATCGAATCTCGACATTTATGGGTTGGAAGTATTGGATTCTGTTGCGCCAGGGGCTCCTTTATGTTTAGCATATTCTGAGAGCGAGAAATTTGATGGACTGGAAATCGCCTTAAAAAGCGGTCAGCTTGGCGGTGAGCATTTTTTTGAAAACGTTTATCGATCTGGCTCTAAATAA
- a CDS encoding YfzA family protein, which translates to MHIFRSIIVFIAFQVVFIVVDIIGWEPNRNRLYELVVGFPPIRFFEETFAPYKMLEFNIMTAGFLIALLASIISQLWSRSSKETHNK; encoded by the coding sequence ATGCATATTTTCAGATCGATCATTGTCTTTATTGCTTTTCAAGTTGTCTTTATTGTGGTTGATATTATTGGCTGGGAACCCAATCGTAACAGATTGTATGAACTAGTGGTCGGATTTCCACCGATCCGATTTTTTGAAGAAACATTTGCCCCATACAAAATGCTGGAGTTCAATATTATGACAGCAGGATTTCTAATTGCTTTACTAGCAAGTATTATTTCCCAACTATGGTCACGTTCGTCAAAAGAAACTCACAACAAATGA
- a CDS encoding ABC transporter permease, translating to MGNYFIKRLLYLIPTLIGASILIFFLYSMIPGNFIDSDPNLTAERKAELYALYGFDQPTIIRYFVWIGNLLKGDLGYSLQFQRPVSEVLGNYIWSSFIVAGASLILTWGIALIVGVVSATKQYSFYDAAVTVLVFAAMATPSFFLGLIVIKIFAVDFGWFPAGGMTTSGVEYSGFAYMKDVLEHMILPVLVLTMLGIGGLTRYFRTNMLEVIKQDFIRTARAKGLKEKVVVYKHALRNALLPAITLFAFELPALFSGAIIIEQIFNWPGIGAIYMQAFSVRDYPLLMGFTMFIAVLTVISNLVADLLYGVADPRVRVK from the coding sequence TTGGGGAATTATTTTATCAAACGGCTATTGTACTTAATCCCAACGTTAATTGGGGCATCGATCTTGATCTTCTTTTTGTACTCCATGATCCCTGGCAATTTCATTGACTCCGATCCGAATTTGACTGCTGAACGAAAAGCAGAGTTATACGCGCTGTATGGGTTTGACCAACCGACGATCATTCGCTATTTTGTGTGGATTGGAAACCTGTTGAAAGGGGATCTAGGTTATTCGCTTCAATTCCAGCGTCCTGTCAGTGAGGTGCTTGGCAATTACATATGGAGCTCGTTTATTGTCGCCGGGGCGTCGCTCATTCTTACATGGGGGATCGCTCTAATTGTTGGCGTCGTTTCCGCGACCAAGCAGTACTCTTTCTATGACGCGGCTGTTACTGTTCTTGTTTTTGCGGCGATGGCCACGCCGTCCTTTTTTCTCGGCTTGATTGTGATTAAAATTTTCGCAGTGGATTTCGGCTGGTTTCCTGCCGGTGGAATGACAACGTCCGGCGTTGAGTACAGTGGATTTGCTTATATGAAAGACGTATTAGAACATATGATACTGCCGGTTCTTGTGCTCACGATGCTTGGGATTGGCGGGTTAACGCGGTACTTTCGCACCAATATGCTAGAGGTGATTAAACAGGATTTCATTCGTACAGCCCGTGCGAAAGGATTAAAAGAAAAAGTCGTTGTTTACAAACATGCATTAAGAAATGCACTGCTTCCTGCAATCACATTGTTTGCGTTTGAGTTGCCTGCGCTTTTTAGCGGCGCCATTATTATAGAACAAATTTTTAACTGGCCAGGGATAGGGGCGATTTACATGCAAGCTTTTTCCGTTAGGGATTATCCGCTCTTAATGGGATTCACGATGTTCATCGCTGTCCTGACGGTGATTAGCAATTTAGTCGCCGATTTGCTTTATGGCGTCGCCGATCCCCGCGTCCGTGTTAAGTAG
- a CDS encoding TRAP transporter small permease yields the protein MNTYIRIIDGINNGVKSIVSVMLAILAVLVVLQVTTRFVINVPLAWTEEIARYLMIYIVFLGSGLAMRHNQHIAIDFLLDVIPHKNKARLQTIILSICAVFCLVLAYYGAQLTLIVVDQSTPTLQYSMAWAYAAIPLGALLMLLNIVALLLKPNKVEDSVDRIVGENK from the coding sequence ATGAATACGTACATTCGAATCATTGATGGTATTAATAATGGGGTTAAGTCGATTGTATCTGTGATGTTGGCGATTTTAGCAGTGCTTGTTGTTTTACAAGTGACGACACGGTTTGTGATTAATGTGCCCCTTGCGTGGACAGAGGAAATTGCTCGTTATTTAATGATTTACATTGTATTTCTAGGGTCCGGGCTAGCGATGCGCCATAATCAGCATATTGCCATCGATTTTTTGTTAGATGTCATTCCCCATAAAAACAAAGCGAGATTGCAAACGATTATTTTATCAATATGCGCTGTATTTTGCCTTGTTTTAGCTTACTACGGAGCCCAGTTAACGCTCATAGTTGTTGACCAGTCCACCCCGACGTTGCAATATTCAATGGCCTGGGCCTATGCAGCAATTCCCCTTGGTGCCCTATTAATGTTATTAAACATTGTCGCCTTGCTTTTGAAACCAAATAAGGTTGAAGACAGTGTAGACAGAATAGTTGGTGAGAACAAATGA
- a CDS encoding zinc-dependent alcohol dehydrogenase — translation MKAVFVDDAEKINIKEIDIPVVKDNDVLIKVAVAGICGSDIHTYKGLHPFRKPPVVIGHEVAGEVVSVGQAVKRVQVGDRVTVEPQIGTGESEGVMTGQANLSDKRLAPGMGDWLGTMAEYFVSPEAQVIKLPDTVSYEKGVLVEPLAVGVHAARKGDIQPGDRVAILGAGPIGLLTLIAVKAKGASHIVVTDVLDYSLDVAKEMGATAAINIKGKPDWIEEAKSQVGRSFDKVLITAGVPGIINDSLNLLKKGGRAVTVAMFHGQQDFDVEQLQQNEKEIVGCMTYNRPDTEEALDIIAKGALPVEKVISHQLSYEQAGKGFEMVDKKQDNSVKVIVSFEQEG, via the coding sequence ATGAAAGCTGTTTTTGTAGACGATGCAGAAAAAATTAACATCAAAGAAATCGACATACCGGTCGTGAAGGACAATGACGTGCTCATTAAAGTGGCCGTGGCCGGTATTTGTGGATCGGACATTCATACGTATAAAGGATTGCACCCGTTTCGAAAACCGCCTGTCGTCATTGGTCATGAAGTGGCTGGCGAAGTTGTGAGCGTTGGCCAAGCGGTAAAACGTGTTCAAGTTGGAGACCGGGTAACGGTTGAACCGCAAATTGGCACGGGAGAGAGCGAAGGCGTGATGACAGGCCAGGCGAACTTGTCCGATAAGCGTTTGGCTCCTGGCATGGGCGATTGGCTTGGGACAATGGCTGAATACTTCGTCTCTCCTGAGGCGCAAGTGATTAAGCTGCCCGATACGGTCAGTTATGAAAAAGGGGTGTTAGTTGAGCCGTTAGCGGTTGGCGTCCATGCTGCACGTAAAGGGGATATCCAACCAGGGGACCGTGTCGCGATTTTAGGTGCTGGGCCGATTGGCTTGTTGACGCTTATTGCGGTAAAAGCGAAAGGTGCTTCACACATAGTTGTGACCGATGTGTTAGACTACTCCCTTGATGTTGCCAAAGAAATGGGGGCAACGGCCGCGATTAATATAAAGGGCAAGCCGGATTGGATTGAGGAAGCAAAAAGTCAAGTCGGCCGGTCATTCGATAAAGTGCTAATTACCGCTGGCGTGCCAGGCATCATTAATGATTCATTGAACTTACTAAAAAAAGGGGGACGTGCTGTAACGGTCGCGATGTTTCATGGCCAACAAGATTTTGATGTGGAACAACTACAGCAAAATGAAAAAGAAATTGTTGGCTGCATGACGTATAATCGTCCCGATACGGAAGAAGCGTTGGATATCATCGCCAAAGGCGCGCTTCCAGTCGAAAAAGTGATTTCTCATCAATTGTCTTATGAACAGGCTGGCAAAGGGTTTGAAATGGTCGATAAAAAGCAAGACAACTCTGTAAAAGTGATTGTTTCATTTGAACAGGAGGGCTAA
- a CDS encoding SMI1/KNR4 family protein: MMSKKIWDPSVLDEYELDPLENDTVKFVENHFQVKLPPSYVNVLKEQNGGYLSRNKYP, translated from the coding sequence ATGATGAGCAAAAAAATATGGGACCCTAGTGTTTTGGATGAGTATGAACTTGATCCCTTAGAAAACGACACAGTCAAGTTTGTGGAAAACCATTTTCAAGTGAAGTTACCGCCATCCTACGTGAACGTGTTAAAAGAACAGAACGGTGGATACTTATCACGAAACAAATATCCTTAA
- a CDS encoding ABC transporter substrate-binding protein: MGADDSTRSLEENGENEEEPTVVEDVKVKATDPSSSPALASNRGNTVVVGLQEPGGIFTPHFNTSGYDGNVQAVMFPPLVDINEKGEPFGRLAEDWDISEDELTYTYYLRDDLKFDDGSPLTANDVAFTVTLLFDPDYPGTTDLTETNLVGGLDYKEGDADSIAGIHVIDDQTIEFQLEQPNARALTMLGGTVLSENYYGEKYEKGDLDYMSDYHLKPLGAGPFKFEAYHPGEEIRFSANEHYYNGKPEVDTFVYRTTEGDSQQFFQTGELDYSGFVATKDNFELLESMAFANIDLYTSSNYSYIAFNHESEVFKDPNVRIAFNLGLDRQAYIDARFQGYAQLANVPVSPISWAYTDEVEAFPYDPEEAKRLLDEAGWKEGPDGIREKDGQKLTVYFFTTDGSGSNDIFVTLAQENYKDIGVDFQIEQMDFNALLARVDNGDHDLVSFSTTMQPDPHIGVQAFHSSHTGNTFRGYQNEEIDRLIEASVAVSDLDARAEAYHELYEKLKEDPPIILLNYNKSLAATNARVEGFEPNGFRGISLSLENLRVVDTP; encoded by the coding sequence ATGGGCGCGGATGATTCAACCCGTTCTTTAGAGGAGAACGGCGAAAACGAAGAGGAACCAACGGTTGTAGAAGATGTAAAGGTAAAAGCGACTGATCCATCCTCCTCACCTGCATTAGCAAGCAATCGAGGGAATACGGTTGTTGTTGGTTTACAGGAGCCTGGAGGCATCTTTACGCCGCATTTTAATACAAGTGGCTATGATGGAAATGTGCAAGCGGTCATGTTTCCGCCCCTTGTTGACATAAATGAAAAGGGGGAGCCATTCGGGCGGCTTGCAGAGGATTGGGACATCTCGGAAGATGAATTAACGTATACATATTATTTACGGGATGATCTGAAATTTGATGACGGCTCGCCTCTTACTGCCAATGATGTTGCTTTTACGGTAACGCTTTTGTTTGACCCTGATTACCCAGGAACGACGGATTTGACAGAAACGAACTTGGTTGGCGGCCTTGATTATAAGGAAGGCGATGCTGACAGCATTGCGGGCATTCATGTAATTGACGATCAAACGATTGAGTTTCAGCTAGAACAGCCAAATGCGCGAGCGTTGACTATGCTTGGCGGCACCGTGCTTAGTGAAAACTATTATGGAGAGAAATACGAAAAAGGCGATTTGGATTATATGAGTGACTATCATTTAAAGCCACTTGGGGCAGGTCCTTTTAAATTTGAGGCGTACCATCCTGGAGAAGAGATTCGGTTCTCGGCCAATGAGCATTATTATAATGGTAAGCCAGAGGTCGATACATTTGTGTACCGAACGACTGAAGGGGATTCGCAACAATTTTTCCAAACCGGGGAATTGGATTACAGCGGTTTTGTCGCTACGAAAGATAATTTTGAACTGTTGGAGTCAATGGCGTTTGCCAATATTGATCTGTATACTTCGTCGAATTACAGTTATATCGCCTTTAACCATGAGTCCGAGGTGTTTAAAGATCCGAATGTTCGGATTGCTTTTAATTTGGGGCTAGATCGGCAAGCGTACATTGACGCTCGGTTTCAAGGATACGCACAGCTAGCCAATGTCCCGGTATCGCCTATATCGTGGGCCTATACAGATGAAGTAGAGGCGTTTCCATATGACCCTGAAGAAGCGAAGCGGCTTCTAGACGAGGCGGGATGGAAGGAAGGGCCTGACGGCATAAGAGAGAAAGATGGGCAGAAGTTAACCGTCTATTTCTTTACAACGGATGGCAGCGGCAGCAATGATATTTTCGTAACGCTTGCGCAAGAAAACTATAAAGACATTGGCGTCGATTTCCAAATTGAACAAATGGATTTTAATGCGTTGCTGGCACGTGTCGACAACGGCGATCATGATCTCGTGTCTTTCTCGACAACGATGCAGCCAGATCCGCATATCGGCGTGCAAGCATTTCATTCAAGCCATACTGGCAATACATTTAGAGGGTATCAAAATGAGGAAATCGATCGTTTGATAGAAGCTTCCGTAGCTGTAAGTGATCTTGACGCGAGGGCGGAGGCCTACCATGAGCTTTATGAAAAGTTAAAAGAAGATCCGCCGATCATTCTTCTCAATTACAACAAATCGCTTGCAGCAACCAATGCACGAGTAGAAGGATTTGAACCGAATGGGTTTCGAGGCATTAGCTTAAGTTTAGAAAACTTGCGGGTGGTGGACACACCTTAA
- a CDS encoding TRAP transporter large permease: MIIVLLVSLLVLFFIGVPVAIALGLSTSMAMIVAGDVPLLTLAQRAFVSLDSFPLLAIPLFILAGVIMEYGGISQRLINLANALTGHLTGGLAVVTVVTTMFFAAISGSSVAATAALGAILVPAMISRGYEKEFSGGVQAVSGTLGIIMPPSIPLILYGTAVGASIGDLFIAGMVPGILIGIGLILTVYIIAKKRNYAKGDKKSGKEIGTAFVKAIPALIMPVIILGGIYTGVFTATEAAGVAVAYAFIVGVFVYRAITFTKIKMILSQASITTATIMLILATAGLFSWILTIENVPQQVASVITSISENPWVFLGIVVLLLLLVGMFMETNASIIILAPILVPVASELGIDPVHFGIVMIVTLAIGMVTPPLGLNLFVVSKIANLRMDRLTISLIPFYITILICLLIVTFIPSLTMTVVEWMK, encoded by the coding sequence ATGATCATCGTTTTACTTGTATCGTTACTCGTCCTCTTCTTTATCGGCGTGCCAGTAGCGATTGCGCTCGGTTTATCGACGAGTATGGCCATGATTGTAGCAGGCGATGTTCCTTTATTAACGCTTGCACAACGAGCGTTTGTGTCACTCGATTCGTTTCCGTTGCTGGCGATTCCATTATTTATTTTGGCTGGCGTCATCATGGAATACGGCGGCATTTCGCAACGGCTTATTAACCTCGCCAATGCCCTTACTGGCCATTTAACAGGAGGACTAGCCGTTGTTACGGTTGTGACAACAATGTTTTTTGCCGCCATATCAGGCTCAAGTGTCGCTGCGACTGCCGCTTTAGGGGCAATTTTAGTGCCTGCGATGATTAGCAGAGGGTACGAAAAAGAATTTTCAGGAGGCGTGCAAGCTGTATCAGGGACACTTGGCATAATTATGCCGCCGAGCATCCCATTGATTTTGTATGGCACAGCAGTCGGGGCATCGATTGGTGATTTGTTTATTGCTGGAATGGTCCCTGGCATCCTTATTGGCATTGGTCTAATTTTAACTGTTTATATAATTGCCAAAAAACGGAACTATGCAAAAGGAGACAAGAAAAGTGGAAAAGAAATTGGCACAGCGTTTGTAAAAGCGATTCCGGCACTGATTATGCCTGTAATCATTTTAGGCGGTATTTATACAGGTGTGTTTACGGCAACGGAGGCTGCCGGTGTAGCTGTTGCCTACGCCTTTATTGTAGGGGTGTTTGTCTATAGGGCGATCACGTTTACGAAAATCAAAATGATTTTGTCACAAGCATCGATAACGACGGCAACCATTATGCTTATTTTGGCGACAGCAGGCTTGTTTAGTTGGATTTTAACGATTGAGAATGTACCGCAGCAAGTGGCAAGCGTCATTACGTCAATTTCCGAAAATCCATGGGTATTTCTCGGTATCGTTGTTCTATTGCTCCTCCTCGTAGGCATGTTTATGGAAACAAATGCATCGATTATTATTTTGGCGCCGATTCTTGTGCCAGTGGCATCGGAATTAGGGATTGACCCTGTTCACTTCGGCATCGTCATGATTGTCACACTTGCCATCGGCATGGTCACGCCGCCACTTGGGCTCAATCTTTTTGTTGTATCAAAAATCGCCAACTTAAGGATGGATCGGTTAACGATTAGCCTCATCCCCTTTTATATCACTATATTGATCTGTCTATTGATTGTTACGTTTATTCCGTCTCTCACTATGACCGTTGTAGAGTGGATGAAATAA
- a CDS encoding ATP-binding cassette domain-containing protein: protein MSVLLKVENLNKSYPDSTFQLQDVSFSIPYGSIVGFIGDNGAGKSTTMGSIIGNLHRNSGSILMDGQEIDGDHLALKKDVGVVFDTMKLPTSLTICKLSKVLKHIYKEWDQRLFNEYITMFSLPKNQKIGKFSRGMSMKLSMAVALSHNPKLLILDEATAGLDPSGRHDVLDILSKFGELPTTYHPYRLLEVGASWVIAPFSS from the coding sequence ATGTCAGTGCTCTTGAAAGTGGAGAACTTAAACAAGTCTTACCCTGATTCTACATTTCAGCTGCAAGACGTGTCTTTTTCGATACCGTATGGCTCGATTGTTGGGTTTATCGGCGACAATGGAGCTGGAAAATCGACAACGATGGGGTCGATCATCGGCAATCTACATCGAAACAGCGGTTCTATATTGATGGATGGACAAGAAATTGATGGTGATCATCTTGCCTTAAAAAAAGACGTAGGTGTAGTGTTTGACACGATGAAGTTGCCTACTTCGTTAACGATTTGTAAGTTAAGCAAAGTTTTGAAGCATATTTATAAGGAATGGGATCAGCGATTATTTAACGAGTACATAACGATGTTTTCATTGCCGAAAAATCAGAAAATCGGAAAATTTTCAAGAGGGATGTCGATGAAGTTATCGATGGCGGTTGCATTATCCCACAATCCAAAATTATTAATTTTAGATGAAGCGACGGCTGGGCTAGACCCCTCAGGGAGACATGATGTATTGGATATTCTATCTAAATTCGGTGAACTACCCACCACTTACCACCCTTACAGGCTGCTTGAAGTGGGGGCTTCTTGGGTAATCGCCCCTTTTAGTAGCTGA